Proteins encoded by one window of Culicoides brevitarsis isolate CSIRO-B50_1 chromosome 2, AGI_CSIRO_Cbre_v1, whole genome shotgun sequence:
- the LOC134831453 gene encoding N-acetylmuramoyl-L-alanine amidase-like, translating into MSQNSSENQIVHVQSRRNSINSESSTDSDSSLGFGDFENDVYGESSAVANTENANFGNNSPQNGSKVDKLQVRNSTGVIVGNQTFIEGTVIFDRAVGNNFELSLERSLSEKLQNEQKDTYKKTSTTTKITFCQRWKTCILIFVTFSIILVISAIVATFLLMNLKDDNGAETSEQPETSTIWSTTSTEITSSSTFSSSTESPSSTVEQISSTTPLPPLTYTFISKSEWVVGPPPTGLEPISHPVKSIVITETNSNPCNSNSSCIKIVRAEQEKFLKMSWDDIGHSFLAADFNAIYEGRGWNASGQHVRPEGGNCYVIAFIGTFNFKRPTEDQINAYFALIEEGVRAKYIHEDYEMVGLCQIAGVNRPGTVLREMLKSWPHWKETERQCT; encoded by the coding sequence ATGTCGCAAAATTCATCAGAAAATCAAATTGTGCATGTACAAAGCAGAAGAAATTCCATAAATAGCGAAAGTAGCACAGATTCTGATTCATCATTGGGCTTTGGAGACTTTGAAAATGACGTTTATGGCGAAAGTTCGGCAGTTGCAAATACTGAAAATGCTAATTTTGGTAATAATTCACCGCAAAACGGATCAAAAGTTGACAAATTGCAAGTTAGGAACTCAACAGGGGTCATAGTTGGTAATCAAACGTTCATTGAAGGCACAGTTATTTTTGACAGAGCAgttggaaataattttgagctATCGTTGGAAAGaagtttaagtgaaaaattacaaaatgaacaaaaagatACTTACAAAAAGACTTCAACAActacaaaaattacattttgtcAACGATGGAAGACATgtatattgatttttgtgaCATTCAGCATCATCTTAGTCATATCCGCTATCGTTGCAacgtttttattaatgaatctCAAAGACGATAATGGAGCAGAAACATCAGAACAACCTGAAACTTCAACAATTTGGTCGACAACTTCTACAGAAATCACTTCTTCAAGCACTTTTTCTTCATCAACAGAGTCTCCGTCATCGACCGTCGAACAAATTTCATCAACAACTCCCCTTCCTCCGCTGACTTATACGTTCATTTCCAAATCTGAATGGGTTGTTGGCCCTCCTCCAACGGGTTTAGAGCCAATTTCGCATCCTGTGAAGTCAATTGTGATAACTGAAACGAATTCAAACCCATGCAATTCGAATTCTTCATGCATCAAAATCGTTCGTGctgaacaagaaaaatttctgaagatGTCGTGGGATGATATTGGGCACAGTTTTCTCGCTGCCGACTTCAACGCCATCTATGAAGGTCGAGGATGGAATGCATCGGGACAACATGTTCGACCTGAGGGAGGAAATTGTTACGTGATTGCCTTCATTGGGACTTTTAACTTCAAACGCCCAACAGAGGATCAAATTAACGCATATTTCGCATTAATTGAAGAAGGCGTCAGAGCAAAATACATCCACGAAGATTACGAAATGGTTGGATTATGTCAAATTGCGGGAGTAAATCGACCGGGAACAGTTTTACGAGAAATGTTGAAATCATGGCCTCATTGGAAGGAAACTGAACGACAATgcacgtaa